From a region of the Cucumis sativus cultivar 9930 chromosome 6, Cucumber_9930_V3, whole genome shotgun sequence genome:
- the LOC101216073 gene encoding flowering time control protein FPA isoform X1 yields the protein MSGRVDGGRDRYRKDYTSRFDEKPQSGHSNSSNPPSRHLWVGNLAHVVVERDLSRYFSQFGELDSIAFQPSRSYAFVNFKRDEDAMAAMRELQGFSLGGNPIKIEFTKADKPSASSRDEDYSQHREEKYYGARGSFSQGRHVSPDQFYPEKSKMSDKNTEPSEVLWIGFPALLKVDEMILRKAFSPFGEIDKITTFPGRTYAFVRFRGVTSAWRAKETLQGKLFGNPRVHICFAKNDSGSSNGGRSSINAPLSPRSPHLFSNMDSGDFDSRGLNRKSNLWTSGNNVFEMKRSGEISSKLGPSLDRYEHGSPTKERGPPLNNFPQRFPQPSPFYDDPWDLPEDMNLYHGSKKLKTGPFPQDKELPEYPLSDLEQDKRIIPKLYPDFPPSETFDKKMKSGLPLGYKQTPDRPITMPVSYGEKSEHWREPYDNFQDPDFLPPNDVARKRFSPDSEQSSVKEWKWEGTIAKGGTPVCRARCFPVGKVLDLLLPEFLDCTARTGLDMLSKHYYEAASAWVVFFVPQSDSDIVFYNEFMHYLGEKQRAAVSKLDDRTTLFLVPPSEFSEKVLKVPGKLSISGVVLRLERPGAIARPPPYQNETKDANLLPLHSETLYTKLPTPPARFGPVSPLSDFSKSGINSTPLPRNVATSASPVLFHGSAQSAGSLSDQYVDNRHEYPIQQQQNAMGPNATSHHLQNSMLDIRNIHPQPSNNSMDPAIQERHLVDLREIRETGSSNYALSTQQEMKPAASLATTLSSLPPDQLAQLASSLLGQQRQPANMSIATMTEELRQRNSVNESVVPLSRYPNVHFQNNLMNSEPQTSQIVQVPQIQHVQQHQMLNATGGQLMAQREVQSEALGNNHQQVQNSDVRGEAEADPQKRLQATLQLAAALLQQIQQGKGN from the exons ATG TCGGGTCGGGTTGATGGAGGAAGGGATCGTTATCGAAAAGATTATACGTCGAGGTTTGACGAGAAGCCACAGTCTGGCCATAGCAATAGCAGCAATCCTCCCTCGAGACATCTTTGGGTTGGAAATTTGGCTCATGTTGTAGTTGAGCGTGATCTTAGCCGCTACTTTTCACAGTTTGGAGAGCTTGACAGTATTGCTTTCCAGCCCAGTAGGAGCTATGCTTTCGTCAATTTCAAAAGGGATGAAGATGCAATGGCTGCCATGAGAGAGCTTCAAGGTTTTTCTCTTGGAGGGAATCCCATTAAAATTGAGTTTACCAAGGCG GATAAGCCGTCTGCATCTTCACGTGATGAAGACTATTCTCAACATCGAGAGGAAAAATATTATGGAGCAAGGGGTTCTTTCTCACAAGGACGACATGTTAGTCCTGATCAGTTTTATCCTGAAAAGTCCAAAATGAGTGATAAAAATACAGAGCCCAGTGAAGTGTTATGGATAGGGTTTCCAGCATTGTTAAAAGTGGATGAAATGATATTAAGGAAAGCCTTTTCACCGTTTGGGGAAATTGATAAGATTACAACATTCCCTGGGCGGACATATGCTTTCGTTCGTTTTCGAGGTGTGACATCAGCTTGGAGGGCTAAAGAGACTCTACAGGGAAAGCTATTTGGAAATCCCCGAGTACATATTTGTTTTGCAAAAAATGATTCTGGTTCATCAAACGGTGGAAGGAGCTCAATAAATGCACCTCTTTCTCCAAGATCTCCTCACCTTTTCTCAAACATGGATTCTGGAGATTTTGATTCCCGTGGTTTGAATAGGAAAAGTAATTTATGGACTAGTGGGAACAATGTGTTTGAAATGAAGAGGTCTGGAgaaatttcatcaaaattagGTCCATCCCTAGATAGGTATGAACATGGTAGtccaacaaaagaaagaggTCCTCCTTTAAATAACTTTCCTCAGAGATTTCCTCAACCTAGTCCATTTTATGACGATCCATGGGACTTGCCAGAGGATATGAACTTGTATCATGGGTCCAAGAAATTGAAGACTGGACCCTTTCCCCAAGATAAAGAGCTCCCTGAGTACCCATTATCTGATTTGGAACAAGATAAACGTATTATTCCAAAGTTATATCCTGACTTTCCCCCATCAGAAACCTTTGATAAAAAGATGAAGTCTGGGCTACCTCTAGGGTATAAACAGACTCCAGATCGGCCTATAACAATGCCCGTATCTTATGGAGAAAAGAGTGAACATTGGAGGGAACCATATGATAATTTTCAGGATCCTGATTTTCTGCCACCCAATGATGTTGCAAGGAAACGGTTCTCTCCTGATTCAGAACAGTCATCTGTAAAAGAGTGGAAATGGGAAGGAACAATTGCAAAGGGTGGAACACCTGTTTGTCGTGCTCGCTGTTTTCCTGTGGGAAAGGTTCTGGATTTACTGTT GCCAGAGTTCTTGGATTGTACTGCAAGAACTGGTCTAGACATGCTTTCGAAGCATTACTATGAAGCAGCTAGTGCTTGGGTTGTTTTCTTTGTACCTCAAAGTGATTCTGACATCGTGTTCTACAACGAATTCATGCACTATCTTGGTGAAAAGCAAAGAGCAGCCGTTTCGAAGTTGGATGATAGAACTACCTTGTTTCTTGTACCACCATCGGAGTTCTCAGAAAAAGTGCTCAAAGTACCGGGTAAATTGAGCATTTCAGGAGTAGTTTTGAGGTTAGAGCGTCCCGGTGCCATTGCAAGACCTCCCCCttatcaaaatgaaacaaaagatGCAAACTTGTTACCTTTACATAGTGAAacattatatacaaaattaccTACGCCTCCAGCCAGGTTTGGCCCTGTATCACCTTTATCAGATTTCAGTAAATCAGGGATCAATAGTACACCCTTGCCGAGGAATGTTGCTACTTCAGCTTCACCTGTGTTATTTCATGGTTCGGCCCAATCTGCTGGAAGTTTGTCTGACCAATATGTTGACAACAGGCATGAGTATCCaattcaacaacaacaaaatgcCATGGGACCAAACGCGACTTCTCACCATCTACAGAATTCAATGTTGGATATTCGAAATATTCACCCACAACCTTCCAACAATTCAATGGATCCTGCAATTCAAGAACGTCATTTAGTCGATCTGAGGGAAATTCGGGAAACAGGTTCCAGTAATTATGCTTTATCAACTCAACAAGAAATGAAGCCAGCGGCATCTTTAGCTACGACTCTTTCCTCCCTACCGCCCGACCAACTGGCACAATTAGCATCTTCTCTACTTGGGCAGCAAAGGCAGCCGGCAAATATGTCGATTGCAACTATGACTGAAGAATTGAGGCAGCGAAACTCAGTCAATGAATCTGTTGTGCCATTGTCAAGGTACCCAAATGTACATTTCCAGAATAATCTGATGAACTCTGAGCCTCAGACATCCCAAATTGTTCAAGTTCCACAGATACAACATGTACAACAGCACCAGATGTTGAACGCGACTGGTGGACAGCTTATGGCACAAAGAGAGGTTCAGTCTGAGGCTCTAGGCAATAATCACCAACAAGTTCAAAACTCTGATGTGCGTGGCGAAGCAGAAGCGGATCCACAGAAACGCCTTCAAGCTACGCTGCAGCTGGCAGCAGctcttcttcaacaaattcaacaaggaaaaggaaattga
- the LOC101216073 gene encoding flowering time control protein FPA isoform X2 yields the protein MAAMRELQGFSLGGNPIKIEFTKADKPSASSRDEDYSQHREEKYYGARGSFSQGRHVSPDQFYPEKSKMSDKNTEPSEVLWIGFPALLKVDEMILRKAFSPFGEIDKITTFPGRTYAFVRFRGVTSAWRAKETLQGKLFGNPRVHICFAKNDSGSSNGGRSSINAPLSPRSPHLFSNMDSGDFDSRGLNRKSNLWTSGNNVFEMKRSGEISSKLGPSLDRYEHGSPTKERGPPLNNFPQRFPQPSPFYDDPWDLPEDMNLYHGSKKLKTGPFPQDKELPEYPLSDLEQDKRIIPKLYPDFPPSETFDKKMKSGLPLGYKQTPDRPITMPVSYGEKSEHWREPYDNFQDPDFLPPNDVARKRFSPDSEQSSVKEWKWEGTIAKGGTPVCRARCFPVGKVLDLLLPEFLDCTARTGLDMLSKHYYEAASAWVVFFVPQSDSDIVFYNEFMHYLGEKQRAAVSKLDDRTTLFLVPPSEFSEKVLKVPGKLSISGVVLRLERPGAIARPPPYQNETKDANLLPLHSETLYTKLPTPPARFGPVSPLSDFSKSGINSTPLPRNVATSASPVLFHGSAQSAGSLSDQYVDNRHEYPIQQQQNAMGPNATSHHLQNSMLDIRNIHPQPSNNSMDPAIQERHLVDLREIRETGSSNYALSTQQEMKPAASLATTLSSLPPDQLAQLASSLLGQQRQPANMSIATMTEELRQRNSVNESVVPLSRYPNVHFQNNLMNSEPQTSQIVQVPQIQHVQQHQMLNATGGQLMAQREVQSEALGNNHQQVQNSDVRGEAEADPQKRLQATLQLAAALLQQIQQGKGN from the exons ATGGCTGCCATGAGAGAGCTTCAAGGTTTTTCTCTTGGAGGGAATCCCATTAAAATTGAGTTTACCAAGGCG GATAAGCCGTCTGCATCTTCACGTGATGAAGACTATTCTCAACATCGAGAGGAAAAATATTATGGAGCAAGGGGTTCTTTCTCACAAGGACGACATGTTAGTCCTGATCAGTTTTATCCTGAAAAGTCCAAAATGAGTGATAAAAATACAGAGCCCAGTGAAGTGTTATGGATAGGGTTTCCAGCATTGTTAAAAGTGGATGAAATGATATTAAGGAAAGCCTTTTCACCGTTTGGGGAAATTGATAAGATTACAACATTCCCTGGGCGGACATATGCTTTCGTTCGTTTTCGAGGTGTGACATCAGCTTGGAGGGCTAAAGAGACTCTACAGGGAAAGCTATTTGGAAATCCCCGAGTACATATTTGTTTTGCAAAAAATGATTCTGGTTCATCAAACGGTGGAAGGAGCTCAATAAATGCACCTCTTTCTCCAAGATCTCCTCACCTTTTCTCAAACATGGATTCTGGAGATTTTGATTCCCGTGGTTTGAATAGGAAAAGTAATTTATGGACTAGTGGGAACAATGTGTTTGAAATGAAGAGGTCTGGAgaaatttcatcaaaattagGTCCATCCCTAGATAGGTATGAACATGGTAGtccaacaaaagaaagaggTCCTCCTTTAAATAACTTTCCTCAGAGATTTCCTCAACCTAGTCCATTTTATGACGATCCATGGGACTTGCCAGAGGATATGAACTTGTATCATGGGTCCAAGAAATTGAAGACTGGACCCTTTCCCCAAGATAAAGAGCTCCCTGAGTACCCATTATCTGATTTGGAACAAGATAAACGTATTATTCCAAAGTTATATCCTGACTTTCCCCCATCAGAAACCTTTGATAAAAAGATGAAGTCTGGGCTACCTCTAGGGTATAAACAGACTCCAGATCGGCCTATAACAATGCCCGTATCTTATGGAGAAAAGAGTGAACATTGGAGGGAACCATATGATAATTTTCAGGATCCTGATTTTCTGCCACCCAATGATGTTGCAAGGAAACGGTTCTCTCCTGATTCAGAACAGTCATCTGTAAAAGAGTGGAAATGGGAAGGAACAATTGCAAAGGGTGGAACACCTGTTTGTCGTGCTCGCTGTTTTCCTGTGGGAAAGGTTCTGGATTTACTGTT GCCAGAGTTCTTGGATTGTACTGCAAGAACTGGTCTAGACATGCTTTCGAAGCATTACTATGAAGCAGCTAGTGCTTGGGTTGTTTTCTTTGTACCTCAAAGTGATTCTGACATCGTGTTCTACAACGAATTCATGCACTATCTTGGTGAAAAGCAAAGAGCAGCCGTTTCGAAGTTGGATGATAGAACTACCTTGTTTCTTGTACCACCATCGGAGTTCTCAGAAAAAGTGCTCAAAGTACCGGGTAAATTGAGCATTTCAGGAGTAGTTTTGAGGTTAGAGCGTCCCGGTGCCATTGCAAGACCTCCCCCttatcaaaatgaaacaaaagatGCAAACTTGTTACCTTTACATAGTGAAacattatatacaaaattaccTACGCCTCCAGCCAGGTTTGGCCCTGTATCACCTTTATCAGATTTCAGTAAATCAGGGATCAATAGTACACCCTTGCCGAGGAATGTTGCTACTTCAGCTTCACCTGTGTTATTTCATGGTTCGGCCCAATCTGCTGGAAGTTTGTCTGACCAATATGTTGACAACAGGCATGAGTATCCaattcaacaacaacaaaatgcCATGGGACCAAACGCGACTTCTCACCATCTACAGAATTCAATGTTGGATATTCGAAATATTCACCCACAACCTTCCAACAATTCAATGGATCCTGCAATTCAAGAACGTCATTTAGTCGATCTGAGGGAAATTCGGGAAACAGGTTCCAGTAATTATGCTTTATCAACTCAACAAGAAATGAAGCCAGCGGCATCTTTAGCTACGACTCTTTCCTCCCTACCGCCCGACCAACTGGCACAATTAGCATCTTCTCTACTTGGGCAGCAAAGGCAGCCGGCAAATATGTCGATTGCAACTATGACTGAAGAATTGAGGCAGCGAAACTCAGTCAATGAATCTGTTGTGCCATTGTCAAGGTACCCAAATGTACATTTCCAGAATAATCTGATGAACTCTGAGCCTCAGACATCCCAAATTGTTCAAGTTCCACAGATACAACATGTACAACAGCACCAGATGTTGAACGCGACTGGTGGACAGCTTATGGCACAAAGAGAGGTTCAGTCTGAGGCTCTAGGCAATAATCACCAACAAGTTCAAAACTCTGATGTGCGTGGCGAAGCAGAAGCGGATCCACAGAAACGCCTTCAAGCTACGCTGCAGCTGGCAGCAGctcttcttcaacaaattcaacaaggaaaaggaaattga
- the LOC101215831 gene encoding uncharacterized protein LOC101215831: MFTDGLDETAINWIKKGRDTTLQDETRLRSPLAEKTSPPHLFPKSPLAYNTSGFMSSHALPPLKFHSGLLPLHTLASPSHNYEDDDDDGDYDINESIASVPFEEDGGYSDDDGLGFQDFDDDAFSYQSSVYSGGIKAPGTRSMCSINRGHLKENLRIEVPVNLRRCHDGKLGLRNFPHKFSTPNYGSQKQNQVHFHSARGPQVHASLFEDLAGTPSAPPIADVGGVEDTSTECESQTRRDSEGSSEIDQTANACPLQAPEGLDGCKEVLTDWKAYSPGTTQHFERTSTVAKDSYISNLQANYPDPSSCYSTSGQHAWQTLLAYDACIRLCLQAWERGCTDSPEFLRNGCLILRNAFGLHKFLLQPRLAQPTERGRNTEHSEQVVTLNPKKVVGKIRVEVKKLRLIPKRKLMNTYSQRGSIYMQVGAEYIRNISTLVKNGINSLKEASFTITSEEQLSCLFQLKSATEGSDPESDSAVCLHPGSGDYHVFFPDAPGDTLLLEIQDVKKATHGRTSISVSSLIDNTNDRIRWWPIYHDDQECVGKIQLSIVHTMTSDETNHMKSGPVVETLAYDLVLEAAMRAQHFCSTNLRIDGLWKWLLSEFADYYGVSDSYTRIRYLFHIMNVATPTKDCLELVNELLEPIMKAKGEKSLTRQERSILLDCETQIESLLANAFENYKSLDESSPTGLADLLGPIKDSASPALTPAVKIYTQLHDILSRDAQNMLRSYFQRGAKKRCRKYMVETDEFVSGNSEGLLMDPITISTAYLKMKQLCKNVGDEIQADIKIHNQHILPSSIDLSNITAAIYSTELCNRLRGFLSAWPPSGPLPYINELLVATADFERSLESWNISPVQGGVDSRNLFHSYIMVWVQDMQLSLLDLCKAEKVPWSGVSTHHSTSPFPEEMYEKIRDSLVQYEVVINRWPQYSLILENAVADVERAILKALEKQYNDILTPLKDTIPKRLNMHVQKLTRRQSMATYSVPNQLGMFLNTIKRILDVLHIRVEGILKSWASYMPVVGDKKSLFGEQMNATTVLLRTKYKNYLQATVGKLICNMQANRNTRLKRILEETREEEGEHEVRERMQMLSSQLVDSMSNLHEVFTGPIFVAMCRGLWDRMGQIVLKFLEGRKENRVWYNGSYYALGILDDTFASQMQRLLGNAVQEKDIDPPRSVVEARSILCRDSTNATDTATYLYL; encoded by the exons ATGTTCACAGATGGCCTCGATGAAACTGCTATTAACTGGATCAAAAAG GGTAGGGATACAACACTCCAAGATGAGACTCGACTTCGATCTCCTCTTGCGGAAAAAACCAGCCCCCCCCATCTTTTTCCTAAATCACCTTTGGCATATAATACAAGTGGATTCATGTCTTCTCACGCTTTGCCTCCATTGAAATTCCATTCTGGATTGCTTCCTCTTCATACTTTGGCTTCTCCCTCCCACAACTATGAAGATGACGACGACGATGGAGATTACGACATTAATGAAAGTATTGCTTCGGTTCCATTTGAGGAAGATGGAGGTTACTCTGATGACGATGGCCTAGGGTTTCAGGATTTTGATGACGATGCATTTAGCTACCAATCTAGTGTATATTCCGGTGGGATTAAAGCACCTGGAACCCGAAGTATGTGTTCTATCAATAGAGGGCATTTGAAGGAAAATCTCAGGATTGAAGTGCCTGTTAATTTAAGAAGATGTCATGATGGGAAATTGGGATTAAGGAATTTCCCCCATAAATTTTCTACTCCTAATTATGGCAGTCAGAAGCAGAATCAAGTCCACTTTCACAGCGCTCGT GGTCCTCAAGTTCATGCAAGTTTATTTGAAGATTTGGCAGGAACCCCCAGTGCACCTCCAATCGCTGATGTTGGAGGTGTGGAAGACACAAGCACAGAGTGTGAAAGTCAGACTAGACGAGATTCAGAAGGTTCAAGTGAAATTGATCAAACTGCTAATGCATGCCCATTGCAAGCGCCTGAGGGTCTTGATGGTTGTAAAGAAGTTTTGACAGATTGGAAAGCTTATTCTCCAGGAACCACCCAACATTTTGAAAG AACTTCAACTGTAGCTAAAGATTCTTATATCTCTAATCTTCAAGCAAACTATCCAGATCCATCATCCTGTTACAGCACAAG TGGTCAACATGCCTGGCAAACGCTACTGGCATATGATGCTTGTATTCGGTTGTGTCTACAAGCATGGGAAAGAGGCTGCACTGATTCACCTGAATTTTTACGCAATGGGTGCCTGATTCTTCGAAATGCTTTTGG ATTACACAAGTTTTTATTGCAACCTCGGCTTGCACAACCAACTGAAAGGGGGAGGAACACTGAGCATTCAGAACAAGTAGTAACTCTGAACCCGAAGAAAGTTGTCGGAAAGATAAGAGTGGAAG TGAAAAAGCTTAGATTGATACCAAAGAGAAAACTGATGAATACGTATTCGCAAAGAGGCTCAATCTATATGCAAGTAGGAGCAGAGTATATTCGAAATATTTCGACTTTGGTGAAAAATGGCATAAATTCTCTAAAAGAGGCTTCGTTCACAATTACTTCAGAAG AACAATTATCGTGCTTATTTCAATTGAAGAGTGCTACGGAAGGCTCCGATCCGGAGTCTGATTCTGCTGTTTGCTTGCACCCAGGCAGTGGAGACTACCATGTCTT TTTCCCAGATGCTCCAGGAGATACTCTTTTGCTAGAAATTCAGGATGTTAAAAAAGCTACTCATGGTCGAACTTCGATTTCAGTTTCCTCCTTGATCGATAACACC AATGATAGGATTCGGTGGTGGCCCATATACCATGATGACCAAGAATGTGTTGGAAAAATTCAGCTTTCTATTGTTCATACAATGACAAGTGACGAGACCAACCATATGAAG AGTGGACCAGTAGTAGAAACTCTTGCCTATGATTTAGTGCTAGAGGCTGCTATGCGAGCACAACACTTTTGTTCCACAAATCTTAGGATTGATGGACTTTGGAAGTGGTTGTTGAGTGAATTTGCAGACTACTATGGAGTTTCTGACTCATACACAAGGATCAG ATATCTTTTTCACATCATGAATGTGGCTACTCCAACTAAAGATTGCTTAGAGCTCGTAAATGAATTACTTGAACCCATAATGAAGGCCAAAGGCGAGAAAAGTTTGACTCGACAAGAG AGAAGTATACTACTGGATTGTGAAACTCAAATTGAGAGTCTGTTGGCAAATGCTTTTGAGAACTACAAGTCATTAGATGAAAGCTCACCCACGGGGTTGGCAGATTTACTTGGTCCAATAAAAGACTCTGCATCACCTGCTCTAACTCCAGCAGTGAAAATCTACACGCAGCTACATGATATACTGTCTCGAGATGCCCAGAATATGCTGAGGAGCTATTTTCAG AGAGGGGCAAAAAAACGGTGTCGAAAGTACATGGTGGAGACGGATGAATTTGTCTCGGGAAACTCTGAAGGTCTTCTCATGGATCCAATTACCATATCCACGGCATATTTGAAGATGAAACAACTATGTAAAAATGTTGGTGATGAAATTCAGGCTGatatcaaaattcataatCAGCATATACTACCAAG TTCGATTGACCTGTCAAACATCACTGCCGCTATTTACAGTACCGAGCTGTGCAACAGGCTTAGAGGATTCCTCTCTGCATGGCCTCCATCTGGTCCACTGCCTTATATAAATGAACTTTTGGTAGCTACTGCTGATTTTGAAAGAAGCCTTGAATCATGGAATATCAG TCCTGTGCAGGGTGGGGTAGACTCTAGAAATCTATTCCACAGCTATATAATGGTGTGGGTACAGGATATGCAACTAAGTTTGCTGGATCTATGTAAAGCAGAAAAG GTCCCATGGTCTGGTGTGTCAACACATCATTCCACCTCGCCCTTTCCAGAGGAGATGTATGAGAAAATAAGAGACTCCCTAGTTCAGTATGAAGTAGTGATCAATCGATGGCCTCAGTATTcattgattttagaaaat GCTGTTGCCGATGTCGAGAGAGCAATATTAAAAGCActtgaaaaacaatacaatgATATCTTGACACCTCTGAAAGATACCATTCCAAAGAGGCTGAATATGCACGTCCAGAAGCTAACAAGAAGACAATCAATGGCAACATACTCCGTTCCTAATCAA TTGGGAATGTTCCTGAATACCATCAAGAGAATTCTAGATGTCCTACATATTAGAGTTGAAGGTATCTTGAAGTCGTGGGCTTCCTATATGCCTGTTGTGGGAGACAAGAAGTCACTGTTTGGAGAGCAAATGAATGCAACCACGGTTCTGTTGAGGACGAAGTACAAAAACTACTTACAGGCAACTGTAGGGAAGCTCATATGCAAT ATGCAAGCTAACCGAAACACACGGCTGAAAAGGATTTTGGAGGAAAcaagggaagaagaaggggaGCATGAAGTTCGTGAAAGAATGCAAATGCTAAGTTCTCAACTTGTTGATTCCATGTCAAACTTGCACGAGGTTTTCACAGGTCCTATATTTGTTGCAATGTGTCGAGGGCTCTGGGACAGGATGGGACAG ATTGTCTTGAAATTTCTGGAAGGCAGGAAAGAAAACAGAGTATGGTACAATGGGTCATATTACGCTCTTGGG ATATTGGATGATACATTTGCTTCTCAAATGCAGCGATTATTAGGAAATGCAGTGCaagaaaaagatattgatCCTCCTCGTTCAGTTGTTGAAGCTCGTTCAATTCTCTGTAGGGACTCCACAAATGCTACCGACACTGCCACTTATTTATATCTTTGA
- the LOC101214959 gene encoding transmembrane 9 superfamily member 12: MASSSSRKPSICRVLLVFLVLAYHCDAFYLPGSYMNVYSSEDPIFAKVNSLTSIETELPFNYYSLPYCKPPGGVKKSAENLGELLMGDQIDNSPYRFRMNVNETVYLCTTEPLNEDQVKLLKHRTRDLYQVNMILDNLPAMRFTEQNGVKIQWTGFPVGYTPSNSEDDYIINHLKFTVLVHEYEGSGVEIIGTGEEGMGVITQTERKKSSGFEIVGFQVQPCSIKHDPEVMKKYQMLENITGVDCPKELDKSQIIREKEQVSFTYEVQFIKSDIRWPSRWDAYLRMEGSKVHWFSILNSLMVIFFLAGIVFVIFLRTVRRDLTRYEELDKESQAQMNEELSGWKLVVGDVFREPDCSKLLCVMVGDGVQILGMAVVTVVCTAFGFMSPASRGMLLTGMIILYLFLGIIAGYVGVRAWRTIKGTSEGWRSVSWSVACFFPGIVFVILTILNFILWSSKSTGAIPISLYFELLALWFCISVPLTLLGGFFGTRAEEIQFPVRTNQIPREIPARKYPSWLLILGAGTLPFGTLFIELFFILSSIWLGRFYYVFGFLLIVLSLLVIVCAEVSVVLTYMHLCVEDWRWWWKAFFASGSVALYVFLYSIHYLVFELQSLSGPISAILYLGYSLIMATAIMLSTGTIGFLMSFYFVHYLFSSVKID, translated from the coding sequence ATGGCCTCCTCCAGTTCGAGGAAGCCCTCAATCTGTCGGGTTTTACTTGTATTTCTTGTTCTTGCCTATCATTGCGATGCCTTCTATCTTCCCGGAAGCTACATGAATGTTTACTCCTCTGAGGATCCTATATTTGCAAAGGTTAATTCCTTAACTTCCATTGAAACCGAGCTTCCCTTCAACTATTACAGTCTCCCCTATTGCAAACCACCGGGTGGTGTCAAGAAAAGTGCAGAGAATCTAGGGGAGTTGCTTATGGGTGATCAGATCGACAACTCTCCTTATCGTTTTCGTATGAATGTAAATGAAACAGTCTACCTCTGTACTACCGAGCCTTTGAATGAGGATCAAGTGAAACTTTTGAAACACAGAACCCGTGATCTCTATCAGGTAAACATGATACTTGATAATTTACCTGCCATGAGATTTACTGAACAAAATGGAGTTAAAATCCAGTGGACTGGGTTTCCGGTTGGGTATACACCATCAAATAGTGAGGATgattatattatcaatcatcTAAAGTTCACAGTCTTGGTTCATGAGTATGAAGGGAGTGGCGTGGAAATAATTGGCACTGGGGAAGAAGGTATGGGTGTGATTACGCAAACTGAACGGAAGAAGTCTTCTGGTTTTGAGATTGTTGGATTTCAGGTGCAACCTTGTAGTATTAAACATGATCCTGAAGTGATGAAAAAGTATCAGATGCTTGAAAATATCACAGGTGTAGACTGTCCGAAAGAACTTGATAAGTCCCAGATCATCAGGGAGAAAGAGCAAGTGTCATTCACTTATGAAGTGCAGTTTATCAAAAGTGATATACGGTGGCCATCAAGATGGGATGCATATTTGAGAATGGAGGGTTCCAAAGTACACTGGTTCTCCATTTTGAATTCTCTAATGGTAATCTTCTTCCTAGCAGGCATAGTTTTTGTCATATTCTTAAGGACTGTGAGAAGAGATTTGACAAGGTATGAGGAGTTGGACAAAGAATCTCAAGCGCAGATGAACGAGGAGCTCTCAGGATGGAAACTTGTGGTTGGGGATGTGTTCAGGGAACCCGATTGTTCGAAGCTGCTCTGTGTGATGGTTGGTGATGGGGTTCAAATTTTGGGGATGGCAGTTGTTACTGTTGTTTGTACAGCATTTGGCTTCATGTCACCAGCTTCAAGAGGAATGCTATTGACAGGGATGATTATTCTTTATCTTTTCCTTGGGATTATTGCAGGTTATGTTGGTGTACGAGCATGGAGAACCATTAAAGGAACGTCAGAAGGGTGGAGGTCGGTTTCCTGGTCGGTTGCTTGCTTCTTTCCTGGGATTGTCTTTGTCATTCTTACCATACTGAACTTCATACTTTGGAGTAGCAAGAGTACTGGTGCCATTCCCATCTCACTATATTTTGAACTCTTGGCTCTCTGGTTTTGCATATCTGTGCCACTCACCCTGCTTGGAGGATTCTTTGGCACACGAGCAGAGGAAATTCAGTTTCCAGTTAGAACTAACCAGATTCCTAGGGAAATCCCTGCTCGAAAGTATCCATCTTGGCTTCTCATTCTTGGAGCTGGGACCCTTCCCTTTGGAACCCTTTTCATCGAACTCTTCTTTATCCTTTCTAGCATCTGGCTTGGAagattttattatgtttttggTTTCCTACTGATAGTTCTGTCTTTATTGGTTATTGTGTGTGCTGAAGTATCAGTCGTCCTTACCTACATGCATCTCTGTGTGGAAGATTGGCGATGGTGGTGGAAGGCTTTCTTTGCTTCTGGTTCCGTTGCTCTTTATGTCTTCCTTTATTCCATCCACTACTTGGTCTTTGAGCTGCAGAGTTTGAGCGGCCCGATCTCAGCTATTCTTTATCTCGGTTATTCATTGATCATGGCAACGGCTATTATGTTATCAACAGGCACCATCGGCTTCTTAATGTCTTTCTACTTTGTTCACTACCTATTTTCATCAGTAAAGATAGATTAG